A segment of the Salvelinus sp. IW2-2015 linkage group LG23, ASM291031v2, whole genome shotgun sequence genome:
atttttatttatttatggaaagccatgagcacactccaacactcagacctcatttacaaataaaacatttgtgtttagtgagtcctacagatcagaagcagtaggggggatgaccagggacgttttattgataagtgcgtgaatttgacagtTTCCCTGTCCtgccaagcattcaaaatgtaatgagtacttttgggtgtcagggaaaatgtatggagtaaaaagtacattatttctataggaatgtagtgaaataaaagttgtcaataatataaatactaaagtacagataccccaaaaaacgacttaaataGTACTTACACCACTGCCCAACCTAAAAACCCGGAGGTTgggccccccagatagcatatgaacatgtcataagacattctttttttaatgattattactactacaggaaattagctttaaaactgcactaTTTTGATGGCAAACtgtgtaaaatagcatgagattagctataaaacagcAATTTTTGCTCTCTGCCACATGACCAAATGTTAATAAATAATCctacaaaaatatatagaaagACCTGGCGGGCCCCGCGAAACTGCGCTACGCACTGTTGCACATGGAAAAGTATCGCTCGTGTCCAACAAAATGGAATACAATGTTGCGGATAAAGTTCCAAATTGCACattttcatgtgtacaacatctaaagacttgcatcactatactgagagcttttcattttgtaaaaGGATGTAATTTGagtgtttttggagcctttgttaaTGTTTATCCGTAGCCTCCATACTGCAGAAATAGCAATAAGGAAGTCTACTGGTGGTGGGGCAAGTTTCTCAAAACCAATTGAAATTGTAAAAAATTGTGTCTTTACATCAAAATTTgagatttggttaaaaaaaagttaatttgtccTTGGCTCCTCTCTTTCTTCATAACTCAGGTAAACATGCGGAGGACGTCTTTGGAGAGCTTTTTAGTGAGGCTAACACATTTTATGTGCGTGCCAACGGTCTCCAAGACCGCATCGACCGCTTGGCTGTCAAGGTCACCCAGCTGGATTCCACTGTGGAGGAGGGTCAGTTGGGGTCAGGGAATaagaacaaataaaataataattctctctaatgttgaaagacaacaaagtcaTTAGTTCTCCTGCTCCTCTTTGGTTCTGCATGGCCCATCATCTACTTATTGTTTTCTATCTCAGCATCTTCTTATTCCTTATTCCTGTTCATCTTCCTATCAATCTCACATTCACTGTAATGCTTTCCAGTCTCTCTGCAGGACATCAACATGCGCAAGGCGTTTAAAAGCTCTACAGTCCAGGACCAGCAGGTGGTGTCCAAGAGCAGCACGTCCAACCCTGTGGAGGACATGTACAACACCAGTGACAAGCCTCCTTCTCTCAGCATCCTCTCTGCTTACAGGTACACTGCACAGATACACCCATCAGACGAGCATTAACCTGCAGTTGTGACATATAGCTAACTAGTCTCTCTTTTGACACAGAGATGACCATACCGATGGGATGAAGTTCTACACGGACCCGTCCTACTTCTTTGACCTGTGGAAGGAGAAGATGCTGCAGGACACGGAGGacaaaaggaaggagagaagaagacaacGCGTGAGAGCCTTTTAATGTCACCCTTTCAGAAAGCCTCATGCATTTTGCTTCTTAATAACAACTAATTTCTTTGGTGCAACTTGTGTATACAATATCCTGTATAACTCCACATCTACAGTATCAGCAAAatgccccctctctcttttcctctctctctctttctttctctctctctccccctctctctctctttttctctctctttttctctttctttctctctctctccccctctctctctctctttttctctctttctcttcctctctcaggaGCAGAAGCGATGTGTTGACGGCACACTTCAGCGCGAGGTGAAGAAGGTTCGTAAAGCCAGAAACCGCCGTCAGGAGTGGAACATGATGGCGTTCGACAAAGAGCTCCGCCCAGACCACCGCCACCCTCACTCTCTCCACCGGGGGGCGTCTGAGGGCTCCCTCTCCCCAGAGAGCAGGTCAGTGATTAGGACCATTGTCGTCTGAATCAGCTTCCTTCACCATTTGTTTTGCAGATGGCATACTAACATGTCGTGTTAGTGTAAAGAGTTAATCACAATGACTTTTTGTTATGGTTTAGATATGGTCATGACCTGCCAGACTACCCAACTGCTCCAGGCCTTCCACATTCTGCATCCAACCATGCCCTGGCTCACCCCTACCCGCCTGCAGACATTCAAGAGTCTGTAGAGCATGAGTACCACAGCATCGGAGTCAGTTACAGAGAAGGGACTCTCAACCGCACACACCACTCCCCACCTCTGCATCGCTCCACTGAGAGAATAAATGGCACTATGACGCTTCCACCTGCGGACTACAGGTACTGTTATTGTAACAACTCTCAGTACAAGAAATCTGGAATGTAGATTGGTAACTCTCTGATTTGTAAATACTAATGTGTTGTTAGCTTAAATTCTGCGTTCAGAATCTGAAAACCGtctctctgactttctctctctcagtataatGGAGTACTATGCCAGTTCCGGACCACCACCCCCTCCCCCAGCCCCTCTTATCCCATCCGCACAGACAGCCTTTGGCTCTCCCGTGGTATCCCCCACCCCCCTTACTGGACCTAGGCCAGGGGCCACAGGCTATGGTCTCCCACCTCTACCTCCCCCAGGACCTCGCATGATTCCACCTCCCCCAGGTCCCCCTCCACCACCAGTACCCCCTGCACCCCCCCAACTGGCAAGACTCGGTGACGGGAAGAGACAGGACATCCAGCCTCGAAGTGACCTTCTGTCAGCTATTCGCATGGGTGAGTTTTGCTGCAGTCAGACGTTTACTCTTCTTCTGGAGATGGCAGAGTTGTTTTATACAGTATAAATGAGTTTagactgtgtgtgaatgtgtctgtgtgtgtttgtgttcctcaGGTATCCAGTTGAAGAAGGTGcaggagcagcaggagcagcaggcCAAGCGGGAGCCTGTGGGGAATGACGTGGCCACCATCCTGTCCCGTCGCATTGCAGTGGAGTACAGCGACTCGGAGGACGACTCCGAACTGGAAGAGAACGACTGGTCCGACTGACCCTGACCCCATCCTTCACAGTGACCATGGACACATCACTCCTCCAGCCCAACTATACCACAATGGTGATGATGCAGTACAATTGAATTATGGGAGTCATATTTTCAGTATGCATTAAACGGTATAGGCTGAGAACCCACTTGCATTTTAGTGTAAGTCCTGTAGGTGAGTGGACTGGACTTAAAATTAAGGCAAATTAGTGTTCCTGATGAACTGAGATTCAGCTGAAATC
Coding sequences within it:
- the LOC111951147 gene encoding actin-binding protein WASF3 isoform X1, coding for MPLVKRNIEPRHLCRGGLPEGIGSELECVTNNTLSAIIRQLSSLSKHAEDVFGELFSEANTFYVRANGLQDRIDRLAVKVTQLDSTVEEVSLQDINMRKAFKSSTVQDQQVVSKSSTSNPVEDMYNTSDKPPSLSILSAYRDDHTDGMKFYTDPSYFFDLWKEKMLQDTEDKRKERRRQREQKRCVDGTLQREVKKVRKARNRRQEWNMMAFDKELRPDHRHPHSLHRGASEGSLSPESRYGHDLPDYPTAPGLPHSASNHALAHPYPPADIQESVEHEYHSIGVSYREGTLNRTHHSPPLHRSTERINGTMTLPPADYSIMEYYASSGPPPPPPAPLIPSAQTAFGSPVVSPTPLTGPRPGATGYGLPPLPPPGPRMIPPPPGPPPPPVPPAPPQLARLGDGKRQDIQPRSDLLSAIRMGIQLKKVQEQQEQQAKREPVGNDVATILSRRIAVEYSDSEDDSELEENDWSD
- the LOC111951147 gene encoding actin-binding protein WASF3 isoform X2, with translation MRRTSLESFLVRLTHFMCVPTVSKTASTAWLSRSPSWIPLWRRVSWVSLQDINMRKAFKSSTVQDQQVVSKSSTSNPVEDMYNTSDKPPSLSILSAYRDDHTDGMKFYTDPSYFFDLWKEKMLQDTEDKRKERRRQREQKRCVDGTLQREVKKVRKARNRRQEWNMMAFDKELRPDHRHPHSLHRGASEGSLSPESRYGHDLPDYPTAPGLPHSASNHALAHPYPPADIQESVEHEYHSIGVSYREGTLNRTHHSPPLHRSTERINGTMTLPPADYSIMEYYASSGPPPPPPAPLIPSAQTAFGSPVVSPTPLTGPRPGATGYGLPPLPPPGPRMIPPPPGPPPPPVPPAPPQLARLGDGKRQDIQPRSDLLSAIRMGIQLKKVQEQQEQQAKREPVGNDVATILSRRIAVEYSDSEDDSELEENDWSD